The Thermodesulfovibrio sp. 3462-1 genome contains the following window.
GGATTTTTAATATGAAAGAGCCATTTTAAAAGTTTATCACTTAAATGTCTGCCATCTCCAATCAACTCAACATAAATTTCCTGATTAATAACTCCAAATCCTGCTATTCCAGGTTCTCTATGATGAATTCCACGCATAGCATTAAAAAGATGAGTTATAAGCCGAGAACCTGCTTTAAAACCTTCCTCAGCTTCTTTATATGTAGCATTGGAATGTCCCATGCTTACGATAATTCCCATTTGAGCGCATTTTTCTATTATTCTAATTGCACCAGGAAGCTCTGGTGCTACCGTGATTACTTTAACAATATCTTCAAATCCTTCAATTAAGCGATTTAAAACCTCAACATCAGGCTTCAAAAAATAATATCTCTCCAATGCTCCTGCTTTCTCTGGATTTAAAAAAGGACCTTCAAGATACACACCAATTAATTTTGCCTCCTGCCTTTGATATTCCATTGCTTTTTTTATGTTTAAAAGAGTTTTTCTCATGGTGTTAATCTCAGCAGGATAAAGAGTAAGTAAGAATTTGTCAACTCTCATTGAACAATATTCCTGAGCAATTAAAAGAACCTGTTCTGGACTGTTAATATCTCTTACATCTATCTTGTTTGTTCCGTGAAAGTGGACATCAATCAAAGACATTTTTTATCATAACATATGCGTTTTAAAACAGGTAAAATTTATATAAATAGCTTACTGAATAATATTAAAGAACTTCCCACTGAACGAAGAATTACTGAAATATCCCGATATTTTCTTGGTATTCCCTATAAAAAAAATTCACTAATCGGTAGTCTCACTGAAGAGGAACAACTTGTAATTGATTTTGAAGGAGTCGACTGTATGACTTTTATTGAGTATGTTGAGGCATTGAGGCTTTCTAATGATTTAAACTCTTTCATTGAGAATTTGAAACATGTTAGATATTTTGATGGAGCTGTGGATTTTAAAAAAAGAAAACATTATTTTACTGACTGGAATGAGTTAAAAACAGTAAAAGATGTTACTGCAGAAATTACTGAAAAGTTTGTAACAGTTGTGAAAGAGCTTAGTTTTATTGATGGATTAGAGCCAAAACAAAGAATTGTTAATTACATTGCAGCAGATATAATAGAAAAAATTTTATTTAAACTGAAAACAGGCGATTACTGCGGTTTTTATACATCAAGAGACTGCCTTGATGTTACCCATACAGGAATAATTATTATAGACGAAGGCAATGTGAAGCTCAGGCATGCTTCAAGCCATAAAGGTTGCGTAATTGATGAAGACTTTTTAAAATATGCAAAACAAAAAGAAGGTATAATAATTTTTAGACCTGAGGAAAATGCTACATCTTCATGATAGAAAAAAACAGATAAGAAAAGTTCTTCTTATAACACTTTTTCTTAATCTATCTGTTTCTTTAGCAAAAATAATTTATGGGTATTTATCAAACTCTGTAGCTATTTATTCAGACGGATTTCATTCTCTTTTCGATGGAATTTCAAACATCGGTGGATTAATTGCTCTTTACATAGCAAGTCATCCACCTGACAGAGAGCATCCCTATGGACATAGAAAGTTTGAAACAGTTTTTGCAATTTTTATAGGTGTTTTGATGTGTATTACAGCATTAGAAATAGTGAGAAACGCTTATGAATCAATTATTGAATCAAAAAAGCCTCTGACAGATGAAAAAGCTTTTATCATTCTCATCGGCACTCTCATAGTTAACATTTTTGTGTCAGTTTATGAAAGGAAAAAAGGAAAGGAGCTTAAGAGCGAATTTTTAATAGCTGATTCAGCCCATACAAAGGTTGATATTTATATAACCATTGGAGTAATAGTAAGCGTGGTCATTACCACATTAACAGAGTCTAATTTTGTTGATCCATTAGCTGGTTTAGTTGTTGGAGTTTTTGTTGCAAGAGAGGCAATTCTGATAATAAAAGAATCTGCCAATATTCTTGCTGACAGAACAGCTCTTGATGGTGAAAAGATTATCAGTATTGTTGAAAGATGTAGAGATGTTGAAGCTTGCAGGGATGTAAGAACACGGGGCACACCAGGTCAGATATTTGTTGATTTAAAGATTTTAGTAAATCCTTCAATCTCTATCTCAGAAGGACATGATATAGCAGAAAGAGTTGAAGAATTAATTAAAAAAGAATTTCCCGATGTTGTTGATGTTGTAGTTCATATAGAGCCATTTGAGAAAAATTAAAGAACTTTTTCAGAATCAAAAGAATTCAGAGATTGTAAATATTGCTCCCATTCTAAGGGAAGCATATACTTCTTTTTATTATTGCATTCTTTGCAGGCAGGAACTATATTGCTTTTTACTGATTTACCTCCTCTAATAAGAGGCACCACATGATCCATTGTAAGCTCTTTTTCTGATACTTCTTTCCCGCAGTAATAACATCTTCTTTTGGAAATTTTTTTGCGCCACCAGGAACTCTTTTTAAGAAGTTTCGCTTTCTCTTTTTCTTTTTTAATTTCTTCAAGGGTCACAGAAGGTATAAATCTATCCATTAACGGCTGAATCTCTTTTTTTCTTCTTCTTCAAAGAATTTATTATAAAGAACATTCCATTCAGGACTTCCTTCAATGATTTTCTTTGAGAACGATTGAAGTTTCCTTCTTACAATTTCATCAATTGTTTCACCAATTTTTAAAGCTTGAATAAAACTTCTTTTAATTTCTCTTCTTACTTCCTGTTCTTCAACCTTAAGCTTGATTAATCCTTTATTAATCAAGCCATTGAATAAAACATGGGAAGTATGAGTTATTTTTTCCTCTGAAAGCATCATAGAACTAAATTTCTCTGCTTTACAAGTTTTTGTTTAGTCATCTCAAAAAGCTTTCTGTAGTCAAGTTTATCTCTTTCAATTTCAGCTTCATATTTCTTAAGAAGCTCTCTCACTTCTTCATTGAGTCTGTCCTCCACCATCAATTCGTCTAAAATAAGCTTTTCAGCTTCCTCAAGAAGCTGTTCCTTTGGAACAGTTATTTCAATCATATCTTTCTTTAAGAGATTTTCTATTATCTTGTTTGCTATGTATGGTACCCAGCTCTTAGGTATCCTCATTTTTAAATCTCTATATATGGCAATAGTGCAATTGATCTCGCTCTCTTAATTGCTCTTGTTAACTGTCTTTGATGCTTTGAGCATGTTCCTGTCATTTTTCTTGAGAGGATTTTACCTCTTTCAGTCATAAAACCTCTCAACATTTTAACATTTTTGTAATCAATAAAATCAATTTTTTCTGCACAGAATCGGCAGTATTTTTTCTTGAAAAATCTTCTTTGTGTTGCCTGTTGCACATTAACCTCCTTTAAAATGGTTCTAAATCTGTGTATTCTTCTGGTGGAGTCTCTGTTAATTCATGTTGCTCCACAGGTTCTCTTTTTGGAAAAAATCTTATATTGTTTGCGATAACTTCAAATTTGCTCCTTTTCTGTCCTTCATACTCCCATCTTCTTTCTCTTAATCGTCCTTCAACCAGTACAGTTCTTCCTTTGTTCAGATACTGACTACAGGTTTCAGCCTGTTTACCAAAAACTATAGCATCAATAAAAAGAGTTTCTTCTTTAAGCTCTTCACCCTGTTTATATCTTGAATTAACAGCTATTGGAACTGTAGCCACTGCGACTCCCGAAGGCGTATATCTTATTTCAGGGTCTCTGGTAAGATTTCCTATGAGTATTATTCTATTAAACATCCTAAACCTTGGCAGTAACTTCAGATGGTTCTACTGGTATACCTTTTATTTCAGGTGGCAGTGCAGCAATCTGTTGTTTTGTGAGTTTAACTATCATAAATTTGAAAACCGGGTCATAAACTCTGTAAAATTCTTCCATTTTTTTTATTGCTGAAGATGGAGCTTTAAAAAGAAACAAAACATAGTATCCCATTGTTTGTTTGTTAAGTTTATAGGCAAGTTTTCTTTTGCCCCAGTTGTCAATCTTTAAAATTTCTCCACCATTCTCAGTAATAATAGAAGAAATCTTGTTAACTACTTCCTGCACTTCTTCTTCAGAAAGTGTTGGCAGAAGAAGAACCACTTTTTCATAAAAATTATTCATACAATACCTCCATATGGATTTTAAGCCCTTCTCCTTAAGGTAAGGGCATGGAGTAACAAAAGTTTCAACATATTTTATAACATATTTGTTAATTTTAAATCAAATTATAATGTTTCAATTTTTTATTCAAGGTATTTCTATTTATTCCAAGAATCTTTGCAGCTTTTACCTGATTGCCTCCTGTTTCATTAATGGCAAGAATAAAGAGTGCCTTTTCCACTTCCTGCATAACAGTTTCATAAAGATTTGAATTTTCAATCTTTGCAAAATCTTTTAAGAGATTGCCGATTTTTAATTCAAGAAAATTTTTTATTGACAGCTGATCATTGTATTCACCGAACAAATCTTTTGATGTAAGTCTTTGATGTCTCGCTAAAATACAGGCTTTAGCCAGACAGTGCTTGAGTTGATAAGCATTTTCCGTCCATGAATGCTCTAATATTGCCTCCTGAGCATCTTTTGATAATTCTTTTTTAGGAAGATTTAGACATTCTGAAATTTCCTTCAGAAAAAAGTTAGCAAGAGGAATTATATCCTGTTTTCTTTCTCTCAGAGGGGGTATATAAAACTTTTTGGAATTTAATAAATTTTCGTATAATTCAAAGGTTATTAAACCATTTTTATAAAGCTCCACATAGTCCCAGTCAGATAAAAAAATGATGCATTTAAAACTTCTTTCAGGATTAAAAACAAAGGATGCATCAATATTTTCAGGATTTTTAATAAGATAAACTA
Protein-coding sequences here:
- a CDS encoding amidohydrolase family protein encodes the protein MSLIDVHFHGTNKIDVRDINSPEQVLLIAQEYCSMRVDKFLLTLYPAEINTMRKTLLNIKKAMEYQRQEAKLIGVYLEGPFLNPEKAGALERYYFLKPDVEVLNRLIEGFEDIVKVITVAPELPGAIRIIEKCAQMGIIVSMGHSNATYKEAEEGFKAGSRLITHLFNAMRGIHHREPGIAGFGVINQEIYVELIGDGRHLSDKLLKWLFHIKNPERIILISDMVKQNEESKKLQGGSMSLKDVVERLKNLNIDENKLKLAGETNPERLLKINSL
- a CDS encoding N-acetylmuramoyl-L-alanine amidase-like domain-containing protein gives rise to the protein MRFKTGKIYINSLLNNIKELPTERRITEISRYFLGIPYKKNSLIGSLTEEEQLVIDFEGVDCMTFIEYVEALRLSNDLNSFIENLKHVRYFDGAVDFKKRKHYFTDWNELKTVKDVTAEITEKFVTVVKELSFIDGLEPKQRIVNYIAADIIEKILFKLKTGDYCGFYTSRDCLDVTHTGIIIIDEGNVKLRHASSHKGCVIDEDFLKYAKQKEGIIIFRPEENATSS
- a CDS encoding cation diffusion facilitator family transporter, which produces MLHLHDRKKQIRKVLLITLFLNLSVSLAKIIYGYLSNSVAIYSDGFHSLFDGISNIGGLIALYIASHPPDREHPYGHRKFETVFAIFIGVLMCITALEIVRNAYESIIESKKPLTDEKAFIILIGTLIVNIFVSVYERKKGKELKSEFLIADSAHTKVDIYITIGVIVSVVITTLTESNFVDPLAGLVVGVFVAREAILIIKESANILADRTALDGEKIISIVERCRDVEACRDVRTRGTPGQIFVDLKILVNPSISISEGHDIAERVEELIKKEFPDVVDVVVHIEPFEKN
- a CDS encoding HNH endonuclease; this encodes MDRFIPSVTLEEIKKEKEKAKLLKKSSWWRKKISKRRCYYCGKEVSEKELTMDHVVPLIRGGKSVKSNIVPACKECNNKKKYMLPLEWEQYLQSLNSFDSEKVL
- a CDS encoding DUF507 family protein — its product is MMLSEEKITHTSHVLFNGLINKGLIKLKVEEQEVRREIKRSFIQALKIGETIDEIVRRKLQSFSKKIIEGSPEWNVLYNKFFEEEEKKRFSR
- a CDS encoding DUF507 family protein codes for the protein MRIPKSWVPYIANKIIENLLKKDMIEITVPKEQLLEEAEKLILDELMVEDRLNEEVRELLKKYEAEIERDKLDYRKLFEMTKQKLVKQRNLVL
- the rpsR gene encoding 30S ribosomal protein S18, producing the protein MQQATQRRFFKKKYCRFCAEKIDFIDYKNVKMLRGFMTERGKILSRKMTGTCSKHQRQLTRAIKRARSIALLPYIEI
- the ssb gene encoding single-stranded DNA-binding protein, producing MFNRIILIGNLTRDPEIRYTPSGVAVATVPIAVNSRYKQGEELKEETLFIDAIVFGKQAETCSQYLNKGRTVLVEGRLRERRWEYEGQKRSKFEVIANNIRFFPKREPVEQHELTETPPEEYTDLEPF
- the rpsF gene encoding 30S ribosomal protein S6, with product MNNFYEKVVLLLPTLSEEEVQEVVNKISSIITENGGEILKIDNWGKRKLAYKLNKQTMGYYVLFLFKAPSSAIKKMEEFYRVYDPVFKFMIVKLTKQQIAALPPEIKGIPVEPSEVTAKV
- a CDS encoding helix-turn-helix domain-containing protein gives rise to the protein MQELLESIKKLSFDNTVFFIYGEKGTEKDYIAKIILANITQAEIVKIPEDINKKTSFKHENIVYLIKNPENIDASFVFNPERSFKCIIFLSDWDYVELYKNGLITFELYENLLNSKKFYIPPLRERKQDIIPLANFFLKEISECLNLPKKELSKDAQEAILEHSWTENAYQLKHCLAKACILARHQRLTSKDLFGEYNDQLSIKNFLELKIGNLLKDFAKIENSNLYETVMQEVEKALFILAINETGGNQVKAAKILGINRNTLNKKLKHYNLI